The DNA sequence CTTGGCCTGTCTACCGCGGCCAGACTCAAGGCGGTTGAGATGGTATGCTTTGAACTTGGCATTGACCTGGCCGACGAAAAGGTAGCTGTCTTGGAAGCTGACCACCCCATCGGGGCGATTGCGGCTAGATACCTGGCCCAGCGCATCCGGTACCTGGCGATCTCCGGAAGCAGCATGGCAAGGCTCGAGATAACGGCGTCTAGGATCCTTCATGAAAGCGGCCTAGCTGTCACGATATGTGATTGGACATATGCTTTAGATGATGCCATGGTGGTCATACTTTCGGGTGATTCCGCGGGGCCCGACCTCGGTTTCCTCGCAGGATATCTCAGCTCAGGGGCTGTCTTATTTGACTTCCGTCGAGATTCCATCGGAAATCAGAACATAATATATCCTATATGTGATCAAGAGGCAGCTGCTCAAGGATCAATGGAGGCCTTGCCCTTTTATTTGATAAAGGAGGTCTATCTTTCCATTCCTGGCAACTTGAGAATCGAACCGGCCACATTCCTTAAATATCCCGTCGTTCCCCCATGGATAGCTGAACCAATGATCCTGTCTATGGAGGATTCGGGAAGATTTACACGGTCACCGGGGCGATTAGTCTCCATGGGATGGGTCAATACTATAGGGCAGTTGGCGGATAGGCAAGGATTCTTCCCTGTTGCTGTTGAGAGTGCCTGTGGAATTGTCAGCATGGCCGAGATCTCTAAAATGACCCTTGCCAGCGGACAAAAAGCGAACGAAACGATTTCAGATGCCTGATTTTATGCTGGAGTATGGCTTGACAATGCTTGGGTCGTTTGACATAATAATTGCATGATTAAAATACAAATGCTGGATACTTGTAGAAGTCTGGCGGCCCGCTTATAACGGCGGTGGGTTGCCCGACTCCTTTTTATCCCATTGCCCGGATCCGGGGGTCAACCCGTCTTGTCGGGCGGATACATGGCAATCAAGGTCTCCGAGGAGTGGAGGAGATCATATAAAGGAGCGGGAGTTCATGGGAGATAAGGAAGTCTTGCTGACGCTTGATGGAATTAAACGCCTTGAGCAGGAGCTTGACTATCTAAAAACGGTTCGGCGGCGCGAGGTCGCGAACAGGATAAAAGAGGCTAAGGAATTTGGCGATATATCCGAGAACTCCGAGTATGAGGATGCCAAGAATGAACAGGCTTTCGTCGAGGGGCGTATCATCCAATTAGAGAAGCTTTTGAGAAATGCCAGGGTGATAGACGAAAGCAACGGGGAATCTGACGCAGTGACATTGGGATCTCGCGTCACCGTAAGGGGCCTAGACGGGGAAGAAGCCAAGGAATATACAATCGTAGGGTCTGCAGAGGCAGATCCGGCAAGACTGAGAATCTCAAATGAATCACCTGTAGGCAGAGCTCTCCTTGGGAGGAAGGCCGGTTCGATTGTTGAAGTCGAGGTGCCGATGGGAAAACTGGAGTTGGAAATCCTTAAGGTCGTCCACTAAGAAATAGCCGGAGGTCAAATCTAATGAACAAAGATCCCGAATCTATACATGAACGAGTCGAACCAGGCGAAAGTGCCGAGTCGGCGGAAGAGGAATTGAATGAACTCATGAAGGTTCGCCGGCAAAAGCTGGACGACCTCCGGGCCCGGGGCCTGGATCCTTTTGGAGGGAGATTCGAAAGGACCCATCTTTCAAGCGAGATAATAAATGGGATCGACGAGCTTGAAGGGCAGAGTGTTTCCGTGGCCGGCAGGATCATGGCTATCCGAGGGC is a window from the Bacillota bacterium genome containing:
- the greA gene encoding transcription elongation factor GreA — translated: MGDKEVLLTLDGIKRLEQELDYLKTVRRREVANRIKEAKEFGDISENSEYEDAKNEQAFVEGRIIQLEKLLRNARVIDESNGESDAVTLGSRVTVRGLDGEEAKEYTIVGSAEADPARLRISNESPVGRALLGRKAGSIVEVEVPMGKLELEILKVVH